One Colius striatus isolate bColStr4 chromosome 10, bColStr4.1.hap1, whole genome shotgun sequence genomic region harbors:
- the AKR1A1 gene encoding aldo-keto reductase family 1 member A1, translating into MSTACDFVALHTGQKMPLVGLGTWKSERGQVKEAVKYALSVGYRHIDCAAAYSNETEIGEAFQECLGPNKVIKREDLFVTSKLWNTKHHPEDVEPALRKTLGDLKLDYLDLYLMHWPHAFERGDNLFPKNPDNTMRYDYTDYKDTWKAMEKLVAKGLVKAIGLSNFNSRQIDDVLSVATVKPAVLQVECHPYLAQNELIAHCQKRGLVVTAYSPLGSPDRMWKNPDEPVLLEEPGIKKLAEKYSKSPAQIILRWQVQRKVVVIPKSVTPARIQQNLQVFDFSLTEEEMSHIGSLNKNWRYIVPMITVNGKLVARDAGHPHYPFNDPY; encoded by the exons ATGTCAACAGCATGCGACTTTGTTGCTCTCCACACTGGGCAGAAGATGCCTCTCGTAGGACTGGGAACTTGGAAAAGTGAACGTGGGCAA GTGAAAGAGGCAGTGAAATATGCCCTGAGCGTGGGCTATCGCCACATCGATTGCGCAGCAGCTTATAGCAATGAAACGGAGATCGGGGAGGCTTTCCAGGAATGCCTTGGGCCCAACAAG GTTATTAAAAGGGAGGACCTGTTTGTAACATCAAAGCTCTGGAATACCAAGCACCACCCAGAAGATGTAGAGCCAGCACTAAGGAAAACACTCGGAGATTTGAAACTGGATTACCTGGACTTGTACCTCATGCACTGGCCTCATGCCTTTGA GCGAGGGGACAATCTCTTCCCAAAGAATCCAGATAACACGATGCGTTATGATTACACTGATTACAAGGATACCTGGAAGGCCATGGAGAAGCTGGTAGCAAAAGGTCTGGTGAAAGCCATTGGGCTGTCAAACTTCAACAGTCGTCAGATTGATGATGTACTAAGTGTAGCTACTGTCAAACCAGCTGTGCTCCAG GTAGAATGCCATCCTTATCTAGCTCAGAACGAGCTGATAGCACACTGCCAGAAACGAGGACTGGTTGTCACTGCCTACAGTCCCCTCGGTTCTCCCGATCGCATGTGGAAAAACCCAGATGAGCCTGTGCTTCTAGAAGAACCTGGGATCAAAAAACTGGCAGAAAAGTACAGCAAGTCACCTGCACAGATCATCCTCAG ATGGCAAGTGCAGCGTAAAGTGGTTGTCATTCCCAAGAGTGTCACTCCAGCTCGCATTCAGCAGAATCTCCAG GTGTTTGATTTCAGCCTCACAGAAGAGGAGATGAGCCACATTGGAAGCCTGAATAAAAACTGGCGTTACATTGTGCCCATGATTACG